The Gossypium hirsutum isolate 1008001.06 chromosome D06, Gossypium_hirsutum_v2.1, whole genome shotgun sequence genome contains the following window.
CGAATCGTATTGAGGTTCTTTTGTAGGATAAGGCACCTTAGTCTCTGAACTATATACATTAGCAGTTTCAGGAACTTCATTAGATACAGTAACAGTAGAATCCACTTGCTTACTGTGACTAAACCTTGGAACAGATGTAACACCGAACATGGTTCCACATTTTGAGTAACATGGCTCAGGAACCTCAACTTTGACAGGTGCAAGCGAAACCCCATTTGGAGATGAAACAGAGACGCTCTTCCCTGAAGACTTTCTCTTCCTCTTCTTCATATTCTTGGATAGTTTGGATTTCAAACTAATAAGAGGCTCTTCAAGATCATATCCATCATCCTCGGGCAAAAAGTTCGGCAACTCATGTTCCACACTAGAGCAAGTTTTCATGGTTTCTTTATTTAAACCAACAAAGTTCGagcattttcttttctttgatttacAGCTCTTCTTAAGCTGTCTCAACGTCATATTGACAAAGCTAAGATCATGCAAGTCGCCAATTCTTTCATCACCATTGTTACTCCAATTCAAATCACAATCTTCAGGTTCGCTTTTGATTTTTACTCCTCTCACCAAAGAGAAGGCTGTGGTCTCTACCTCAACCCCATTACATTCGGTTGGCGAGCTCTCTAAATCATCACGTAGATGAACTGTTGGAACTTGATCATGATTTTCGGTGTCTCTTAAATTGTATACTTCCTTGATTTCCTTAAATTTGAGTGCTGGTCGTCCACGAAAATCCACATTCATGAACTTTGCCACAGAACCACCTTTAATGGCATTGATAAAGTGAAAATGGGTCAAGCTCCTTAACTCCATCAGATAGTATTGTTGCTGTTTCTGACTCTAGCCTCTATCATTCAAATTTAGGCTTGAATGCTTGCCTGCAACAcagaattttcattttttaataaacttaCTTGTGATTAACCAAAGCACTAATTTCAAAATAACTAGCCAAGCATCAGCAAGGATTAAAATTGCAAGTCTAACTTTTTCTAGATGAAATTGAAATCCCCTTTCTCCAATCTTACCCCGACTAGAAAAATAAAAGGCAAATTAATGGCAATAAACTGAAAATTGGCACTAAATAGTCAAATTTGTGTATGAAATGGTTTACTTTCAATGAACCCTCTGAAACAACTTTCGAAAGCTAAGGTAACCTTAGAATACAATGTTCAAGCAGAACAATGTCACCACAGacaaaacaaaacataacatGTATATAAGCACGATGCtagctttaattttgaaaacatcgAAGatccaaagaaaaacaaaaacgtgCAGTTGCAATGGAGAACTGTTAATTCCATCTGTAAGACCGCAAATTCATGGGATTAAACGATGAGTGAGCTAATAATACAAAAACAACCGCGTTACCCTTTTCAAATGcaaattatttgttaaaaagagaACACTAAATGATTACTCTCTTGGCTCACTGATATAAAATTTACCAATGCTGGAACCGATTTAGAATGTCTGAAAACAGATACGTcaagaacaaaattaaaaaattacaaaaaaagggGTAAGATCTGAAAGTTCCAGATCTATGCTGTCGTTAATTTCGAAAAAAAATCGACATTCCAAAGAGAAAAACTGCGATTCCATTGGCAAGAACGCAAAATTCATGGAACTAAGCGATGCGTGAGCTAATAGtatcaaaacaacaacaacaacgcTTTACCTTTTTCAAATGCAATGTCTGCAAAACGGAAACACTATAGGAAGAACTACAACCGGTAACCTAATTAAGTTACAGCTTACAGTCCTGGACCACTGATATTGATATTCCAATGCTGAATCAGATCTAGAACGTTTCAAAACAAATGtgtaaagaaaacaaataaaaaaattaacaaaatataatatccGAAAGCTCCAGATCTACCTAATATTTTTCAAATCTAGACACTCAAAAACAACTGAAACTTGTTGTAGAAAAAAAAACGTGCATACACTCACCTGAGATTGAAGACTTCTTTTTCCTAAGGGGAGAAAACGAGAAGGGGGAGAGGAGCTCGTTGAATTGCAGCTTCGTTATAGATGGAGTGAGTAACAAATGTTAGGGATTTAGGGGCTGGCTGGTTAAAGAATTTGGGGGGAGGGGGGGAGTTATGATCTCCCGCCAAATTGTTTGTGGCGGGAAAATGTATGAGCGGTAAAAGCCTTGAATTGGGTCTCTTTTAGTGAAAAAAAATTAGCGGAAAAAAGAGTGCGCGTGGTTACGAGGCGCGTGTAATATTATATACttgggataatataatttttgcccCTGAACTTGTTAATTAGGTTCACTTTGGTTACCTATACATTTTTTTGTGCACTTTAGCACTTTAACTTGACAATTGGGTCCAATTTGGTACTTCAACATGAAAAATCTAAAAGTTTGATAATGTGGCAATCTGAGATTATGTCACATCAtcacttgaaatttttaaaaaattatataatttttaagatGTGTCACATTTAGTCTTTTAATAACTGGATAGGTGATTGAATAAGTCAGAATACCGGTTCTCGATTCGACTAGTTTAACTATTCGACTAGTTTAACTAGTTCGATAGCCagactaataataattaattaattaattaattaaaaatataatatatatattaaactaatTCAACTGAATATTTTTGTCCTGGTTTTCaatttttaccaatttcaaaCAGTTTTTGAGTTAATCGGTTCAACCCCTTTGCTCAGACCATTATACCAATCAATTTCACACcatcaatttttaacaaaatcTAAGTACATAAACCAAAATGGATCTAGTTGCAAGTTTAAGGACCAAAGTGGATAATACAAAGTACAGGTACCAATGTAAACATAATTATCAAGTTCAGggaccaaaaattatattatccttaTATATTGTAATTATTATGTGATACTAATTacataaataaagaaagaaaggaggaaatttTGACATATCCGAAAATGAACTAGGTCTTGAATATTGATATCGATCTATATTCtaaataaaactaattttttaattcattttttaagtttaatatttttatccaaaaattttaaaatattatacagGTTTCTGAGTTTGGGTGAGAAACCTAACCTTTGTATATGTATAAGTATAAGCAAGACATTTTTGTGCTCGTAGActactaaaattcaatttgaaaaaaaaggcaccaattgtataatttaacctaaattttttatttggaatgATGATTTAAAATATCATGTCTGTTTAATATTACACCATTAAcggtaattttttattaaatgttacAACAAGTTAACGTAAGTAAtcaaaatgtaacatttcaaacataaatgactaaaatataacctggggaaaataaaaatgactattttgataaGTTTccctatatatatttattttagtctATTTCGGAGCCTAATTTCCATTTATTCGATCCatctcaaattttaaactagCCAACTAGCTTGCATTAGATAATTCggctttaaataatttaaaattttgaatggaATTAgccctaaataaatttaaaattacattGAAAACCAGAGCCTTAAAGCTGTAACAATTACAAAACGAGAAGCCCTCGACATTTTCACCTTCTCCTTCAGTGCCTCACAGTTCCTTGTTAccttaaagaacaaaaaaatgaaaGCGTCTTTGAAAGGAAGGTACGCCAATGAAAAGAACACCGCCGGCGCTACATTGGTCGTCAACGCCGGCGATGTTAAGCTACGCGCTTCCATGAGTGACGCCACTTTCGTCGACGGTCCTAGCCTCAACGGCTTGACTTTAGCCGTTGAAAAACCCGGTTTTTTCATCGTCGACTATGACGTCCCCAAAAAGGCAAGCTTGCTTTATCTTAAACAGCAGTTTTCCCTTCGACTACACCTTCAAAGAATCACTTGACTTGCTAATTACGTTTTTTTCTTGGGTTAGGATTTTCGGTTTCAGTTTATGAACACAGTTAGGGTTGCGGAGATGCCGTTGAAGCTCACTTACAGTCACTGCAGAGGGGATAACCGGACGGCAGTGGAGGGGGCGTTTATGTTCGATTCGGCTAACACGGTGTCGGCTAATTACGTGCTTGGTACTAGGAACTGTAAGTTGAAGTACAGTTACGTGCACGGTGGGGATACCACCTTCGAGCAATGCTATGATTGGGGGAAAATGGCGTGGGATTTCGCGATTTCGAGGAGGGTATACGACGACGTTTTTAAGGCAACGTATCAGACTTCGAACAGCGATTTGGCTTTGGAATGGTCGAGAAATTCCAAGTTCAATGGGActttcaaggtttttttttttttttttttttttggtattggtTTTTTGTTTACTTTCCATTGCATGGTATAGTGTTAGTGTAGATTAGAGAACTTAGAAGAGTTTCACAGTGACTGATGTGGTTTGAGGAAATGAGTTTTGAGGATTAGACCTGCTAATTATGCCCTATCCCGGACATCTGATCCGATCAATATGAGTTTAAATCCAATTCAATCTGGTTTAATCCTAAAAGTTCAACAAACCGATCAGGTTCAACCAGAATTGGGAATGACACAAACTTGAAATGACTGAACT
Protein-coding sequences here:
- the LOC107940079 gene encoding outer envelope pore protein 24A, chloroplastic; this translates as MKASLKGRYANEKNTAGATLVVNAGDVKLRASMSDATFVDGPSLNGLTLAVEKPGFFIVDYDVPKKDFRFQFMNTVRVAEMPLKLTYSHCRGDNRTAVEGAFMFDSANTVSANYVLGTRNCKLKYSYVHGGDTTFEQCYDWGKMAWDFAISRRVYDDVFKATYQTSNSDLALEWSRNSKFNGTFKISAYMNLAEESKNPKIIAESSWDLEI